In Temnothorax longispinosus isolate EJ_2023e chromosome 10, Tlon_JGU_v1, whole genome shotgun sequence, a single window of DNA contains:
- the LOC139820115 gene encoding nuclear protein 1 has translation MSEAHVDEYEHFNYDYDKHIFTAHGGKQRSKREAVAHTNHFDPSGHSRKILTKLMNTEHNKRQTSKSKA, from the coding sequence ATGTCCGAGGCGCACGTCGACGAGTACGAGCACTTCAACTACGACTACGACAAGCACATCTTCACCGCACACGGCGGTAAACAGAGGAGCAAACGCGAGGCCGTCGCGCATACGAATCACTTCGACCCGAGCGGCCATTCTAGAAAGATCCTCACCAAGCTGATGAACACTGAGCACAACAAACGGCAGACGAGCAAGAGCAAGGCGTAG
- the LOC139820108 gene encoding scoloptoxin SSD14 isoform X2: MTEKNTFTCTFESQEERRSRFRVQHVIIIGAVVAALIIAIIIGLCAYARNITSDPRNDEYLVPPDPESFQPPSWSKLRTFKRGAVCADGAPCAVIGKSILERNGSAVDAALAALICNGLVNMQSLGLGGGFIMTIYQRSTRRAFVLNARDRAPLVSNSTMYDGKSANASSLGALAVAVPGELAGYWEAHQQFGRLPWADLFKPSIELCEKGYVLTLVQYDGLAYNKKSIYNDPTLRELFVDPATNKFRKPGSVIKPYALCETLRIIAEKNATEFYNGTIGRLLVNDLQEQGGIITMKDLNEYRVSWDQPIQTNLSSGIKLLTTGIPGGGAILSFILNVFDDYGFTPASIADLNATILTYHRMIETFKYAFALRTNLGDGAFIDMTEITRNLTSKSFARAIREKIDDTKTWQDPRHYGSPNYAIVEDHGTAHVSVLAPNGDAVSATSTINFYFGSGIVSRRTGILLNNGMDDFSIPSQFNYFGMPPSPNNYIAPKKQPLSSMVPSVLIDRHGDVKMVMGAAGGTRISTAVSQVTAKILWMRQTVKEAVDSARIHHQLFPSKLSYEYGIPKQVVDGLKRLGHVAERYRVRGSVACFILYENSTIFANADYRKGGDVYGID, translated from the exons ATCTCGATTTCGCGTACAACATGTAATCATAATTGGCGCCGTCGTAGCCGCGTTGATAATTGCCATAATCATCGGTCTGTGCGCATACGCACGTAACATCACGTCGGACCCGCGAAATGATGAATATCTAGTGCCGCCCGATCCAGAAAGCTTCCAGCCACCATCGTGGAGCAAGTTGAGAACTTTCAAACGCGGTGCCGTTTGCGCGGACGGAGCACCATGCGCCGTTATCGGCAA ATCAATCCTGGAACGCAATGGATCGGCGGTGGATGCTGCGTTGGCCGCGCTAATATGCAACGGACTCGTGAACATGCAAAGTCTAGGTCTCGGCGGTGGATTTATAATGACGATTTATCAAAGATCCACGCGTCGGGCCTTCGTTCTCAATGCAAGAGACCGCGCACCTTTGGTCTCAAATTCTACGATGTACGATGGCAAATCCGCAAATGCATCTTCGCTCG GTGCACTGGCGGTTGCCGTGCCCGGCGAACTGGCCGGTTACTGGGAAGCTCATCAACAATTCGGTAGATTGCCATGGGCAGATTTGTTCAAACCGAGCATCGAGCTCTGCGAAAAGGGCTACGTCCTGACATTAGTGCAATATGACGGCCTTGCGTATAATAAGAAAAGCATTTATAATGATCCAACTTTAAG AGAACTATTTGTCGATCCCGCAACTAACAAATTCCGTAAACCAGGTTCCGTTATTAAACCCTACGCGCTTTGTGAAACGCTGCGGATTATCGCCGAAAAAAATGCGACTGAATTTTATAACGGTACGATCGGACGACTTCTCGTTAATGATTTGCAAGAACAAGGAGGAATCATAACGATGAAAGATCTTAACGAGTAcag AGTTTCATGGGATCAACCGATACAGACAAATCTTTCGAGCGGAATAAAACTTTTGACTACAGGAATACCCGGTGGTGGAGCTATTCTCTCGTTTATTCTCAACGTCTTCGACGACTACGGCTTCACGCCGGCCAGCATAGCTGATTTGAACGCGACAATCCTCACGTATCATAGAATGATAGAGACGTTCAAATATGCGTTCGCGTTAAGGACGAATCTGGGCGACGGAGCTTTCATCGATATGACCGag ATAACCAGAAACTTAACGTCGAaaagtttcgcgcgcgcgatacgaGAGAAAATAGATGATACAAAAACGTGGCAGGATCCACGGCACTATGGTTCTCCTAACTATGCTATTGTTGAAGATCACGGTACTGCGCACGTGTCAGTGCTGGCACCGAATGGCGATGCAGTATCGGCTACCAGCACCATTAACTTTTA TTTTGGAAGCGGAATAGTCAGCAGAAGAACCGGCATTTTGTTAAACAACGGCATGGACGACTTCAGCATTCCGTCGCAGTTCAATTATTTCGGTATGCCGCCAAGCCCCAACAATTATATCGCACCTAAAAAGCAGCCATTGTCCTCGATGGTGCCGTCCGTTCTGATCGATCGGCACGGTGATGTCAAGATGGTCATGGGTGCCGCCGGTGGTACGAGAATTTCCACGGCAGTGTCACAA GTGACTGCGAAGATACTTTGGATGCGGCAAACAGTCAAGGAGGCGGTGGACTCAGCAAGAATACATCACCAGCTATTTCCGTCAAAGCTGTCTTACGAGTATGGGATCCCTAAGCAGGTGGTCGACGGTCTGAAACGTTTGGGACACGTCGCGGAACGTTACAGGGTCCGCGGCAGTGTAGCCTGCTTCATACTGTACGAAAATTCCACAATTTTTGCCAACGCCGATTACCGCAAAGGCGGCGACGTCTACGGAATCGATTGA